Proteins encoded together in one Ipomoea triloba cultivar NCNSP0323 chromosome 4, ASM357664v1 window:
- the LOC116017870 gene encoding glucan endo-1,3-beta-glucosidase, acidic-like: MALQHPLPCKSSMAVILLFIALLQITGVQSIGVCYGKNGNNLPSDTDAINLYKSNGIRGLRLYDADPNVLNALRGTNIEVILDVFNDKLQGLNDPARARDWVQTNIVSFPDVNFKYVAVGNEVYAGKPDTAQYVNFVLPALRNVHDALSAVGLLGKIKPSTATYSAVLDNTFPPNNAVFKGDAQGLMNPIVQFLAQNNLPLLANIYPYFSHRDNPNQVPLPFALFTEPNPNSAGYRNLFDALLDSMYAAVQKAGGPNIPIVVSESGWPSDGGFAATPQNAATYYSNLIAHVNGNSGTPMKPGTSIETFLFAMFDENLKGGDDVEKHFGLFRPDKTPKYQLNFN; encoded by the exons ATGGCTCTGCAACATCCATTGCCTTGCAAATCTTCAATGGCTGTCATTCTCCTATTCATTGCGTTGCTACAGATAACAG GAGTACAATCCATTGGTGTTTGCTACGGTAAGAACGGCAACAATTTACCATCCGACACCGATGCGATCAACCTCTACAAGAGCAATGGCATTCGAGGGCTGCGACTCTACGACGCCGACCCCAACGTCCTCAACGCTCTTAGGGGGACCAACATCGAAGTCATCCTCGACGTTTTCAACGACAAGCTCCAAGGCCTAAACGACCCGGCCCGAGCCCGAGACTGGGTCCAAACCAACATAGTCTCCTTCCCGGACGTCAACTTCAAATACGTCGCCGTCGGGAACGAGGTCTACGCCGGAAAGCCCGACACGGCGCAGTACGTCAACTTCGTTCTCCCCGCCTTGAGAAACGTGCACGACGCGCTATCCGCCGTCGGATTGCTCGGCAAGATCAAGCCCTCCACGGCCACGTACTCGGCCGTCTTGGACAACACTTTCCCGCCTAATAACGCCGTATTCAAAGGCGACGCCCAAGGACTAATGAACCCAATCGTCCAATTCCTCGCCCAAAACAACCTGCCTTTACTCGCCAACATTTACCCTTATTTCAGCCACAGAGACAACCCCAATCAAGTCCCCCTTCCTTTCGCTTTGTTCACCGAGCCCAACCCCAATTCCGCCGGCTACCGCAACCTCTTCGACGCGCTCCTCGACTCCATGTACGCCGCCGTTCAGAAGGCCGGCGGTCCCAACATACCCATTGTTGTCTCCGAGAGCGGCTGGCCGTCCGATGGCGGCTTCGCGGCGACACCGCAAAATGCTGCCACGTACTATAGCAATCTCATTGCACATGTTAACGGAAATTCTGGGACTCCGATGAAGCCCGGAACATCGATTGAGACTTTCCTTTTTGCCATGTTCGATGAAAACCTGAAAGGCGGTGATGACGTGGAGAAGCATTTTGGGCTGTTTCGTCCAGACAAGACTCCCAAGTATCAGCTTAACTTCAACTAA